ATATTAGCATCAAGCTGAACCTCTAAGTCAGAAGATCGAGTATGAGGTAAAATCATATGGTGCTTGATGTACTGTGGACCACCCAACATGGTCTCAAGTAAGTAGAGAGTTTCTAGGAATTCAGGCTTTGATCTCATGTCCTTGCTTGCTAAATTCCACAGATTTGCAGATGCTTCTTGCTGAAGGTGAGAATTAAGGCGGTTGCCCTTGTAATCTGGACATTCAATGGCAACTGTACCATCAAGAGTAAACAGTTCCTTAGTGAGTTCAAACTTGCTTCTCATATGAGCTAACTTGACAAACCCTGGGCTCAGAGCAACATTTATGAATTCAGCTGGAAAGTACTCAGAAAATGCCAAGCCAATCAGGCAGGTGAGAAGGTGCTCTGGGTACTGGTTGAATTCAGGCATCTTTCTGTGGATTTCATTTATCAGACTGGAATAAAATTCTTCTGTGTTCGGAGGCTTATAATTCAGAGTTCCAAACGACCACAGAATTTTGGCAACATCTTTACTTCGACAGTGTGCTACCCTTGGAGGCAAAGAGGCAGCTACTGCATTCATTACTCTTTCATCCAGGATACGTAAGGCTGAGCAGGCAAGGGTAAGGTGCATAACACCCTGAACCCCCAAGGAAGGAATTCTCTGAGGAGCAATTTCTCCAAACTGCCTCATGAAATTTACATGATCTACATGAGTGAAGCGGAACATTTTAAGAATATGAACTAAGGTGTGGCTACTCACATCCTGCATATTAGCACAAGCTAGATCTCCAATTTTCCGCATGACAAATTCAGAGAGGCTagtacttgatttaaaaaaacccaaacagatGGTACCAACTTCCTCTAAATTGACTGAATCTATATACTTAAGGATCAGTGATTCTAGTTTTTGCATCAGGTCCTGTGGTACTTGACGATTTTCACCTATAATATAAATTAAGTGAATTAGCTGAGACAAGATAATCTCTCAGTGCAAATTAAGATaactaaaaaatttttttaaaaaccgaGGCACTCTGCGGCTAGGATTCAGCCAAAGATCATTAACAGGAGGCTGATCCAGGTTCTCCCTACCTGATGGCAAAACCTGGTTTCAAGGTACACACATTTAGCATCGAGGTGGGCGGAAGGGGATTCTGAGGTCGACAAAGGCTTTCAGAATACTGACCAGGTCTGAGGTGTTAAAGAGCTGTATGTTTCTCACACTCTGATGACAGAGCAAAGCAAAGCTGTTACTGCACAGCAAAACGGAACTCTGTTCTGCTGGCAAAGAGCTGAGCTTACAAAAATAATTAGTTATGACTTCTGGCTGGAGTTTATCTTCATAAAATGTGACTTTGTGCAAAATTAGTTCACCTTCTGAGGCAGATAAGGGTTGGCGAGTCTCACTTCTGTTATAGCTGTGAAGCTGGTACTCTGGCCGTAGCTTTAAGAAAACTCGGGTTCCTTCGAAGgaatcaaagacctctacatccTCTTCACCTCTTCTGGCACTGGGTGAGTCTGGATGCAATGCACTGGCCTTGAGCGCAGAAACTTTGTTGAATTCCAAACCCAGGTGGGCACTGCTGGTTGTGAAGGCTCTCTGAGACAGGGTGGTATCACCAATGTTCTTAACTTTTCTGGCAAGATGGCAGGAGCTATTATGTTTAGGGAGATTCTGTCCCCCATGCTGTGCGATGTTTTCCATAGGCCAATATGCCATGCTTTGGGCTGCATGGTAAGCAGAAGGATTACAAGatgctttgtattttaaaagttttaatagcTTGAGAGTGGCTGACATTCTGGAGTCTGTGCTGATCTTTTTGGCAGTCAGAGAAAAGTCACACGTTCTTGTTTATATGGTGCTTCATTAGAGATGTTCCACagaaactgcctgtaactcttcGGCATACCACAAGAGCCATGGGCCACAAATGATGGGCCAGTATTGGTGCCAGATACTGAAAAAAGGGTAGATGAAAAATGAGTGGCTTCTACCTATAACACAAAATGTACACATTATAAGAATTAGgtatagccaggtgtggtggcacacaccctttaAATCCAGTCCTTATGAGGTTGAGGCAACAGGATCTATGCCAAGACTATTttgtgaagccctgtctcaaaagacataagaaaaaaaagagaaaaagagaaagatgcaAACTATACTACTATCCATGCATATATGTTCAGTGTTAGTGAAAGCCCAGAGCACAAGCCACTAAGTGTGAAGGAGAAATTCTGCATGCATTGCAAACAGGAAAACCTTACACCCAAGACACGATTAGGTGATTTCTAGACTGCTGTTTGATATAAATTCACTTCCTTGGAGGGAAGGACAGATTTCTAAAAGAAAGCTGAGGGTAAAAAGTGGGCAACTCATTTCTTTACAATCAACACATAATAGTACCTGGAGAATACAAGCAATTAATAAAAGCTGCCACGCTAACAGTATAAAGGAAAAAGTAGGATttgctttttcaattttgtttattttttttttttaagatttacttatttcatgtatgcgagtacactgtctctgtcacactgtctctgtcacaccagaagagggcatcagatcccattacgaatggttgtgagccaccatgatgtgggtgctgggaattgaactcaggacctctggaagagcagcccaggcttaatcgctgagccatctctccagccccaattttgtttatttttatttgatgtgtatagatgttctgtctgcatatatgtgtctaCCACTTGTGTGATTGgtgtctgaggaggtcagaagagggggttggacctcctgagctggagttacaagcagttgcaAGCCACAGGACTTGGGTGCTAGAAACTAAGTTCAGGTTCTCTGAAAGCgcaagaaatatatattttaaggctttttttctatttatttatatatttgtgtatatatgagtttatttaagtttgtttatctaatgtgtatgagtgttttgcacaccagaaaagggcatcagatccaatggAACTACAGTTATAAACCA
The DNA window shown above is from Rattus rattus isolate New Zealand chromosome 5, Rrattus_CSIRO_v1, whole genome shotgun sequence and carries:
- the Fastkd5 gene encoding LOW QUALITY PROTEIN: FAST kinase domain-containing protein 5, mitochondrial (The sequence of the model RefSeq protein was modified relative to this genomic sequence to represent the inferred CDS: inserted 1 base in 1 codon; deleted 1 base in 1 codon; substituted 1 base at 1 genomic stop codon), with the protein product MSATLKLLKLLKYKASCNPSAYHAAQSMAYWPMENIAQHGGQNLPKHNSSCHLARKVKNIGDTTLSQRAFTTSSAHLGLEFNKVSALKASALHPDSPSARRGEEDVEVFDSFEGTRVFLKLRPEYQLHSYNRSETRQPLSASEGELILHKVTFYEDKLQPEVITNYFCKLSSLPAEQSSVLLCSNSFALLCHQSVRNIQLFNTSDLVSILKAFVDLRIPFRHLDAKCVYLETRFCHQVXENLDQPPVNDLWLNPSRRVPRFLKKFFSYLNLHXEIILSQLIHLIYIIGENRQVPQDLMQKLESLILKYIDSVNLEEVGTICLGFFKSSTSLSEFVMRKIGDLACANMQDVSSHTLVHILKMFRFTHVDHVNFMRQFGEIAPQRIPSLGVQGVMHLTLACSALRILDERVMNAVAASLPPRVAHCRSKDVAKILWSFGTLNYKPPNTEEFYSSLINEIHRKMPEFNQYPEHLLTCLIGLAFSEYFPAEFINVALSPGFVKLAHMRSKFELTKELFTLDGTVAIECPDYKGNRLNSHLQQEASANLWNLASKDMRSKPEFLETLYLLETMLGGPQYIKHHMILPHTRSSDLEVQLDANMKPLPFNSEAAPTEDVAQLRLKQVGVSLTDDLMNQLLKGKAKRYFQGETELETGQLSIELKKKTTVPLVDSDCNGADRLGDTGIAGLCPLTHMQTPLVKLAIQFTNKNQYCYGSRDLLGLHNMKRRQLVQIGYRVVELPHWEWLPLLKRTRLEKLAYLHEKVFTSAL